The following are from one region of the Desulfuromonadaceae bacterium genome:
- a CDS encoding type II toxin-antitoxin system RelE/ParE family toxin → MKIRWLDAAVDDLVELRDYIGRDNQQAAQEISRRLRDAINALPAHPAMGRPGRLYETRELVIPGSPYIIPYRVRDNTIEILRVLHTARQWPQHNH, encoded by the coding sequence ATGAAAATCCGCTGGCTCGATGCCGCCGTTGATGATCTGGTGGAACTCCGCGATTACATCGGTCGGGACAACCAGCAGGCGGCGCAAGAGATCTCCCGGCGCCTCCGGGATGCGATCAACGCCCTTCCTGCCCACCCTGCAATGGGGCGTCCGGGGCGGTTATACGAAACTCGGGAGCTCGTCATTCCCGGCTCCCCCTATATCATCCCCTACCGGGTTCGCGACAATACTATTGAAATCCTCAGGGTTTTGCACACTGCACGCCAATGGCCGCAACACAATCATTAA